A window from Kovacikia minuta CCNUW1 encodes these proteins:
- a CDS encoding response regulator, producing MSHTPHPTPHTVIRILIVDDHSLVTEGLANIINYDPEMTVVAQAEDGQQAIDRYREHQPDITLMDLRMPKMGGVEAITAICAEFKSARIIVLTTYDGDEDIYRGLQAGAQGYLLKDAKPSELLNAIRVVHSGQRYVSQTVASKLVERMNSPVLSERELEVFRLMAQGLSNQDIGAALNIGESTVKSHVTHILSKLGVSDRMQAVIVGVKRGLVSL from the coding sequence ATGTCCCACACCCCACACCCCACACCCCACACCGTAATTCGGATTCTGATCGTCGATGATCACTCCCTTGTTACAGAAGGCTTGGCAAACATCATTAACTATGATCCAGAAATGACAGTAGTTGCTCAAGCAGAGGACGGGCAACAGGCGATCGATCGTTATCGTGAACATCAGCCTGACATCACCCTCATGGATTTACGAATGCCGAAAATGGGAGGCGTTGAAGCTATTACTGCAATTTGTGCTGAATTTAAGTCAGCTCGAATTATTGTGCTGACCACCTACGATGGCGATGAAGATATTTATCGAGGATTGCAAGCGGGTGCCCAGGGCTATCTGTTGAAAGATGCAAAACCCAGTGAACTTTTAAATGCGATCCGTGTGGTTCATAGTGGTCAGCGGTATGTTTCTCAGACCGTGGCAAGCAAGCTGGTAGAGCGGATGAACAGCCCAGTACTGAGTGAACGAGAGCTAGAAGTGTTCCGTTTAATGGCGCAAGGATTGAGTAATCAGGACATTGGAGCTGCTTTAAATATTGGTGAAAGCACTGTTAAATCCCATGTAACTCATATTTTGAGCAAGTTGGGAGTGAGCGATCGAATGCAAGCCGTCATTGTGGGTGTCAAACGCGGGCTTGTCAGTTTATAG
- a CDS encoding DsbA family protein, whose translation MDDDREHHFLVVPPLIQDHIQGVLNASVVLVMYGDYECFQSANAYRLIKAAQQELRSSFEENEVCFIFRHFPQIQIHPNGQRAAEAAEAAAVQGQFWQMHEMLYIHQQALGNGFLVEYANRLGLDMPRFLQDLSRSIYVDRILADIQGGYRSGVEAAPALFMNGVRYRNGWTIEQLIAAITVANN comes from the coding sequence ATGGATGACGATCGCGAACATCATTTCCTGGTTGTTCCACCTTTAATTCAGGATCACATTCAAGGTGTACTCAATGCCAGTGTTGTACTCGTTATGTATGGAGATTATGAATGTTTTCAAAGTGCAAATGCTTATCGGTTAATTAAAGCGGCTCAACAAGAGTTACGTTCTTCTTTTGAGGAGAATGAGGTGTGTTTTATCTTTCGTCATTTCCCCCAGATACAGATTCACCCGAATGGTCAACGGGCAGCGGAAGCAGCGGAAGCAGCAGCAGTGCAAGGTCAGTTTTGGCAAATGCATGAGATGCTTTATATCCATCAACAAGCGTTAGGGAACGGATTTTTGGTGGAATATGCAAATCGTTTGGGACTTGACATGCCTCGCTTTTTGCAAGACTTATCCAGAAGCATTTATGTCGATCGCATCCTTGCTGATATTCAAGGTGGATATCGAAGTGGGGTAGAAGCTGCACCCGCTTTGTTTATGAATGGGGTTCGTTATCGCAATGGTTGGACGATTGAGCAATTAATAGCAGCAATTACGGTGGCAAATAATTAG
- a CDS encoding VOC family protein — translation MSSNPVSSQTMKLEVVVIPVSDVDRAKDFYKTLEWRLDADFVTSEDFRVLRVYTARIGSLNHLR, via the coding sequence ATGAGTAGCAATCCCGTAAGTAGTCAAACCATGAAACTTGAAGTGGTGGTCATTCCAGTCTCCGATGTCGATCGCGCTAAGGATTTCTATAAAACGTTGGAATGGCGGCTGGATGCTGATTTTGTTACCAGTGAGGATTTCCGGGTATTGCGAGTGTACACCGCCCGGATCGGAAGCCTCAATCATCTTCGGTAA
- a CDS encoding VOC family protein, with the protein MTSAAPGSVQGLHLIVYDIEAARAELVDRGVEVSEIFHDAGGIFHHAGTEGRVAGPDPERGDYASFASFSDPDGNGWVLQEVKTRAPGR; encoded by the coding sequence GTGACATCAGCCGCGCCGGGTTCAGTTCAGGGTTTACACCTGATCGTTTATGACATTGAAGCTGCCCGCGCCGAACTCGTCGATCGGGGTGTTGAGGTAAGTGAGATTTTCCACGATGCGGGCGGCATCTTCCACCACGCCGGAACCGAAGGACGGGTAGCAGGTCCCGATCCGGAGCGTGGCGACTATGCCTCGTTTGCCTCGTTCAGTGATCCAGATGGCAATGGTTGGGTACTCCAGGAAGTGAAAACACGCGCTCCCGGACGGTAA
- a CDS encoding YybH family protein, with amino-acid sequence MTLTLTVNHLTTSYGKTARNLLNEATQPSEAGARAALETFYYAFNQHSLETLTQIWLNHPLVQLNNPVGGMLRGYEPIRDLYSKLFTGSLNVWVEFTDIVEYFSGETAIFAGEEHGEFTANDRIIPLKFRTSRCFQYSKNNGGWRQVHHHGSIDNVKLLETYQLAVNDINPAAFVPTYFGIAP; translated from the coding sequence ATGACCTTGACCTTGACCGTAAACCATCTCACAACAAGCTACGGTAAAACGGCTCGTAACTTGCTGAATGAAGCGACTCAGCCATCAGAAGCAGGGGCGCGTGCGGCACTTGAAACCTTCTACTATGCCTTCAATCAGCACTCCCTTGAGACGCTGACGCAGATCTGGCTCAACCATCCACTGGTTCAACTCAACAATCCTGTGGGAGGCATGCTCCGAGGCTATGAACCGATTCGAGATCTCTACTCCAAACTTTTCACCGGATCGTTAAATGTCTGGGTTGAGTTCACCGATATTGTGGAGTATTTCAGTGGAGAGACAGCCATCTTTGCTGGAGAAGAGCACGGTGAATTTACAGCTAACGATCGCATAATTCCACTTAAATTCAGAACGAGTCGCTGTTTTCAATACTCCAAAAATAACGGTGGGTGGCGACAGGTTCATCATCACGGATCGATCGACAATGTGAAACTGCTGGAAACGTATCAACTTGCCGTAAACGATATTAACCCGGCAGCTTTTGTTCCTACATATTTTGGAATTGCGCCATGA
- a CDS encoding SDR family NAD(P)-dependent oxidoreductase has product MRLEGKKALITGGNSGIGFATARLFIHEGAEVAITGRDQKTLDAAVEDLGSKAVAYRADVTDPNARADLFSKIGQRFGSLDIVFANAGISGATPVGSTDEAVFENIIRINLTSVFFTVQAALPLLNDGSSIILNSSVIGSVGSPERSAYAASKAGVRGMARSLAYELSPRNIRVNVIAPGATKTPIWNRGSIPSEKADERAAQWTAAIPLGRLGEPDDIAKAVLFLASDESSYIQSVELFVDGGVVGSPIGAASRSA; this is encoded by the coding sequence ATGAGACTGGAAGGGAAGAAGGCACTGATCACTGGGGGAAACAGCGGTATTGGCTTTGCCACCGCTCGACTCTTCATTCACGAAGGGGCTGAAGTTGCAATCACGGGTCGAGATCAAAAAACGCTCGATGCTGCGGTCGAAGACCTGGGTTCAAAAGCCGTTGCCTACCGCGCAGATGTGACAGACCCCAATGCTCGCGCTGACCTTTTCAGCAAAATTGGTCAACGGTTTGGCAGCCTGGATATCGTCTTTGCCAACGCTGGCATTAGTGGAGCTACCCCTGTAGGAAGCACTGATGAAGCGGTGTTTGAAAACATTATTCGCATCAATCTCACCAGCGTTTTCTTTACAGTGCAAGCCGCATTGCCACTGCTCAACGATGGCTCCTCAATTATCTTGAACAGTTCCGTTATCGGTTCAGTGGGGAGTCCTGAACGCTCAGCTTATGCAGCAAGTAAGGCAGGGGTTCGCGGTATGGCACGATCGCTGGCATACGAGCTTTCTCCCCGCAACATTCGGGTCAATGTCATCGCACCGGGGGCGACAAAAACTCCCATCTGGAATCGTGGATCTATTCCGTCTGAGAAGGCTGATGAACGGGCAGCGCAATGGACCGCAGCGATTCCATTGGGTCGTTTGGGAGAACCAGATGACATTGCCAAAGCCGTTCTCTTTCTGGCCTCAGACGAGTCGTCCTATATCCAGTCGGTTGAACTTTTTGTGGATGGTGGCGTTGTGGGTTCTCCAATCGGTGCGGCTTCTCGCAGTGCATAA
- a CDS encoding SDR family NAD(P)-dependent oxidoreductase, translated as MSIEQKVAVITGASQGIGAALVKAYRDRNYRVIAISRSIAPSDDDGVVAVSGDIADRKTAERAIVEAVTRFGRIDTLINNAGIFIAKPFTEYTETDYAATLSTNVTGFFHITQLAIAEMEKQGSGHIVQVSTSLVDHAIARRTLCARITHKRRTEWCD; from the coding sequence ATGAGCATCGAACAGAAAGTTGCTGTGATTACTGGCGCATCGCAGGGCATCGGTGCAGCCCTCGTCAAGGCGTACCGCGATCGCAACTATCGGGTAATCGCAATCTCACGCTCAATTGCCCCATCGGATGATGATGGAGTCGTGGCAGTGTCCGGTGACATCGCCGATCGAAAAACCGCCGAGCGGGCGATCGTCGAAGCCGTGACTCGCTTTGGGCGCATCGACACGCTCATTAACAACGCTGGCATTTTCATCGCCAAGCCGTTCACCGAGTACACCGAAACTGACTACGCAGCAACCCTAAGCACCAACGTCACTGGCTTCTTTCACATCACCCAACTCGCGATCGCCGAAATGGAGAAGCAAGGCAGCGGGCATATCGTGCAGGTCTCAACAAGTCTGGTTGATCACGCGATCGCGCGGCGTACCCTCTGTGCTCGCATCACTCACAAAAGGCGGACTGAATGGTGCGACTAA
- a CDS encoding SDR family oxidoreductase has product MLASLTKGGLNGATKSLAIEYAKRGIRVNAVALGTIKSPMHPIETHKQLDALHPVGHMGEISDVVDAILYLESANFVTGEILHVDGGQNAGH; this is encoded by the coding sequence GTGCTCGCATCACTCACAAAAGGCGGACTGAATGGTGCGACTAAATCGCTGGCGATCGAGTATGCGAAGCGTGGTATCCGGGTGAACGCGGTGGCGCTGGGAACGATTAAGTCGCCGATGCATCCGATCGAAACCCATAAACAGCTCGATGCCCTACACCCCGTTGGTCATATGGGCGAGATCTCCGATGTCGTTGATGCGATTCTCTACCTCGAATCCGCCAACTTTGTGACGGGCGAAATCCTGCATGTCGATGGCGGACAGAACGCAGGACACTAA
- a CDS encoding NIPSNAP family protein, whose translation MIYELRIYHAVPGRLPALISRFQNHTIQIWEKHGIRQAGFWTTLIGESNQQLTYMLAWDSMADREQRWNAFITDPEWLAVTKESEKDGPLVQNISNELLAPTTFSRIS comes from the coding sequence ATGATCTACGAATTACGCATTTATCACGCTGTACCGGGACGACTGCCAGCGCTGATTTCGCGCTTCCAAAACCACACCATCCAGATTTGGGAAAAGCATGGTATTCGCCAAGCTGGCTTCTGGACGACGCTTATCGGCGAAAGCAACCAGCAACTCACCTATATGCTTGCCTGGGACAGCATGGCTGACCGTGAGCAGCGCTGGAATGCATTCATCACTGACCCCGAATGGCTCGCAGTCACCAAGGAGAGTGAGAAGGACGGTCCACTTGTGCAGAACATCAGCAACGAGTTGCTGGCACCAACTACCTTCTCTCGAATTTCTTGA
- a CDS encoding type II toxin-antitoxin system ParD family antitoxin yields MQVRLSPALEEIVKEQIALGYADADAVVAEALKRLAEENQHKLESLRAELIKGEESGESRPYNLEEILADADAEFERGEVEVDPSVYPPTAS; encoded by the coding sequence ATGCAAGTACGCTTAAGTCCAGCACTAGAAGAAATCGTGAAAGAGCAGATTGCTCTTGGCTATGCCGATGCTGATGCTGTTGTTGCTGAAGCGCTAAAACGTCTTGCCGAAGAAAATCAGCACAAGCTTGAAAGCCTCCGTGCAGAGCTTATCAAGGGAGAAGAAAGCGGAGAATCCCGCCCCTATAACTTAGAAGAGATCCTCGCTGACGCTGACGCTGAGTTTGAGAGGGGAGAAGTAGAGGTTGATCCAAGTGTCTACCCCCCGACTGCCTCTTAA
- a CDS encoding type II toxin-antitoxin system RelE/ParE family toxin, with the protein MSTPRLPLNLTAQARKDFKQILNFTRKTWGIDQRDRYKALLDAALQAIASNPEVGKRRDEVRFGYYSYHVGSRGRHYIFYCLFEDRIEVVRILHDSMDLEQHLPH; encoded by the coding sequence GTGTCTACCCCCCGACTGCCTCTTAATCTCACTGCCCAGGCGCGGAAGGACTTTAAGCAGATTCTAAACTTTACAAGAAAGACCTGGGGAATCGATCAACGAGATCGCTATAAGGCGTTGCTAGATGCAGCGTTACAGGCGATTGCTTCTAACCCCGAAGTAGGGAAACGGCGGGATGAGGTGAGGTTCGGTTACTATAGCTATCATGTTGGCTCCCGTGGACGGCACTATATTTTCTACTGTTTGTTTGAAGACAGAATTGAAGTGGTCCGAATTCTTCATGACAGCATGGATTTAGAGCAGCATCTGCCTCACTAA
- a CDS encoding IS30 family transposase, whose protein sequence is MSYTQLSADERLELYRLRQRGDLSLRAIAIRMGRSHSTISRELKRNQSSEQIYLPDLAQAQQHVRRQQSKQPFVGISEGCLARVKAQLRQYHSPQQIAGSLKLKGLEWVSHETIYQMIYHNYADMGAYRGYLRHSHIRRQHRSAKRQKRGLIPNRVGIEHRPVIAEQKSEIGHWEGDTIVGGNHLGAIATHVDKASKFLVARVMKDRTAGEMNRVSIAAFESIPKERRKTMTFDNGKEFSKHEQLTARLGVQCYFANPYHSWERGLNEHTNGLIRQFFPKGTNFRIVKQDEVDQVVELINHRPRQSLGYRTPHEVFWGQSGDGALQI, encoded by the coding sequence ATGAGCTATACGCAGCTTAGCGCAGATGAGCGCCTGGAACTCTATCGATTGAGACAAAGGGGTGATTTGTCCCTGCGGGCAATTGCCATTCGAATGGGACGTTCCCACAGCACCATTTCTCGTGAACTCAAACGCAACCAAAGCTCAGAGCAGATCTATCTACCGGACTTGGCTCAAGCTCAGCAGCACGTTCGTCGGCAGCAGTCCAAGCAACCGTTTGTGGGCATCTCTGAGGGTTGTTTGGCGAGGGTGAAAGCGCAACTTCGGCAGTACCATAGCCCGCAACAGATTGCCGGTTCACTCAAGCTCAAAGGACTGGAGTGGGTGAGCCATGAGACCATCTATCAGATGATTTATCACAACTATGCCGATATGGGTGCCTATCGTGGCTATTTACGGCACTCTCACATCCGACGGCAGCATCGGAGCGCCAAGCGACAGAAACGAGGATTGATTCCCAATCGAGTTGGGATTGAACACAGACCTGTGATTGCAGAACAAAAGAGTGAAATTGGGCATTGGGAAGGCGATACGATCGTCGGGGGTAATCATTTGGGAGCGATTGCGACGCATGTAGACAAAGCCTCAAAGTTTCTGGTTGCACGAGTGATGAAAGACCGAACAGCAGGGGAGATGAACCGTGTCAGTATTGCAGCGTTTGAGTCGATTCCAAAAGAGCGACGTAAGACGATGACGTTTGATAATGGCAAGGAGTTTAGCAAGCATGAGCAACTAACAGCGAGGTTGGGAGTGCAATGTTATTTTGCCAATCCATATCATTCTTGGGAACGTGGGTTGAATGAGCATACGAATGGATTGATTCGACAGTTTTTCCCAAAAGGAACGAATTTTAGAATCGTCAAGCAAGATGAAGTCGATCAAGTAGTTGAATTGATTAATCATCGACCGAGACAATCGTTAGGTTATCGAACTCCTCATGAGGTATTCTGGGGTCAGTCAGGTGATGGTGCACTTCAGATTTGA
- a CDS encoding DNA-binding protein, translating into MAITQDQVFSVASALREEGKDASVRNVRERLGTGSYSTIARYLREWGAAERDHKVVREEDIPPEVRNVANQFTGVVWQAASEWMNRELSMAKKVAGERVQAAETEAQGALDEVERLEKQLEEAQEVNRKLAAQSNEVAAQNVSLTTAIDEIESAA; encoded by the coding sequence ATGGCGATTACCCAAGATCAGGTTTTCTCGGTTGCCTCAGCGCTGAGGGAGGAAGGAAAGGATGCATCGGTTAGAAACGTCCGAGAACGGCTTGGTACTGGCTCCTACAGCACGATCGCTCGGTATTTGAGGGAGTGGGGAGCGGCAGAGAGAGACCACAAGGTTGTACGAGAAGAAGACATCCCGCCTGAGGTGAGGAATGTGGCAAACCAGTTTACGGGTGTTGTGTGGCAAGCTGCTTCAGAGTGGATGAACCGGGAGCTTAGCATGGCGAAGAAGGTTGCAGGTGAACGGGTCCAGGCAGCAGAAACAGAAGCCCAAGGGGCGCTTGATGAGGTTGAGCGGTTAGAGAAACAGCTTGAAGAGGCACAGGAGGTAAATAGAAAGCTTGCTGCTCAGTCTAATGAAGTTGCTGCTCAGAATGTGTCACTAACGACTGCGATCGATGAAATCGAAAGCGCAGCTTGA
- a CDS encoding tyrosine-type recombinase/integrase: MAAEVIQLSKVGKIVELKRQSPNSRKYAEVRSREHLLPEEVEAMREAIRKAGGLHAHRDGTLILLMYRHGLRIGEASALRWEQIDFATYNLHVKRVKRGTPSTQPLYGDEIRALRKLQRDYPQSPYVFQSSRKGPMAKDTIGGIIQRSGELANLPFPVHAHMLRHGCGYYLASENTDTRTIQAYLGHRNIQHTVRYTELSPGRFKGLWKE, encoded by the coding sequence ATGGCGGCTGAGGTCATCCAACTATCAAAAGTTGGCAAAATCGTTGAACTGAAACGGCAGTCGCCAAATTCACGGAAGTACGCTGAGGTGCGATCGCGGGAGCACCTGCTACCGGAAGAGGTCGAAGCGATGCGGGAGGCGATCAGAAAAGCGGGGGGTCTCCATGCCCATCGGGACGGAACCCTCATTCTGCTGATGTACCGTCACGGGTTAAGGATCGGTGAGGCATCAGCACTAAGGTGGGAACAGATAGATTTTGCGACGTATAACCTGCACGTCAAACGGGTGAAGCGGGGCACCCCTTCTACTCAGCCGCTTTATGGAGATGAGATTCGGGCACTGCGGAAGCTTCAGCGGGACTATCCTCAATCGCCGTATGTGTTTCAGTCGAGTCGGAAGGGACCGATGGCGAAAGATACGATCGGCGGCATCATTCAGCGATCGGGTGAATTAGCAAATCTGCCTTTCCCTGTCCATGCCCACATGCTTCGTCACGGGTGTGGGTACTATCTTGCCTCAGAGAACACAGACACCCGAACGATTCAGGCGTACTTGGGACACAGAAACATTCAGCATACGGTTCGTTACACAGAACTTTCACCAGGACGATTTAAGGGGCTGTGGAAGGAGTAG
- a CDS encoding transposase: MTIAQREQQIHRVKAVSFQPELDEALEQALREAVISAVKITLESALKEELKAELAKMGDDRPRRSGYFQRRLDTQYGQVKDLRVPKLRERNPEREWQILQRYQRGLGNLLNWLCCLYVMGLSLRDLQEALYFLIGHVLSRSAVNQVTLQIQQHLDTRRLAPIGKTPAILIVDGVWVEIQYTREAFKLDRAGHLRQSRQAEERVILAVLAVWEDGSYEILHYEIASDEGEAEWEALFEHLIARGLQADAVKLVVSDGSLGLPKALKKTLPQAQQQRCITHKIRGIERYLSYEDLPKTDEQEQPLKREDAKRQRRFEIASEAYQIYNAETLEQARQRLEQFITKWETQEPKAIQVFQRDLELTLTFYQFAPNLHRHIRTTNHLERLFREFRTKSDEIGAFPHETSCLTVFFLVIERDHAKHDRKTVAKNS; this comes from the coding sequence ATGACCATAGCCCAACGAGAACAACAAATCCATCGAGTCAAAGCCGTCAGTTTTCAACCTGAACTGGATGAGGCGTTAGAACAGGCCCTCAGAGAGGCCGTCATCAGTGCCGTCAAAATCACCTTGGAGAGCGCACTGAAAGAGGAACTCAAGGCAGAACTAGCCAAAATGGGAGACGATCGACCTCGACGTTCCGGGTATTTTCAACGGAGACTCGATACCCAGTATGGCCAGGTGAAGGATTTGCGAGTTCCGAAATTACGAGAACGCAACCCAGAACGAGAGTGGCAGATTCTCCAACGTTACCAACGGGGCTTAGGCAACCTGCTCAACTGGTTGTGTTGTTTGTATGTGATGGGACTGTCGTTGAGAGATTTGCAAGAGGCGCTATATTTTCTCATAGGACATGTGCTTTCCCGCAGTGCTGTGAACCAAGTCACCCTCCAGATTCAGCAACACTTAGACACTCGTCGCTTAGCCCCGATTGGCAAAACCCCTGCGATATTAATCGTCGATGGGGTGTGGGTAGAGATTCAATATACCCGAGAAGCGTTTAAGCTAGACCGGGCAGGACATCTGCGACAAAGTCGGCAGGCCGAAGAACGGGTAATTTTGGCAGTTCTAGCCGTCTGGGAGGATGGGTCTTATGAAATCCTGCATTATGAGATTGCCTCCGACGAAGGAGAAGCAGAGTGGGAGGCCTTGTTTGAGCATTTAATCGCCCGAGGACTGCAAGCCGATGCGGTGAAATTAGTGGTCAGTGATGGCAGTTTGGGATTGCCCAAGGCGTTGAAAAAGACCTTGCCCCAGGCCCAACAGCAACGCTGTATCACGCACAAAATCCGAGGGATTGAGCGCTATTTGAGTTATGAGGATTTGCCGAAAACCGATGAGCAGGAACAACCCCTGAAGCGGGAAGATGCCAAACGGCAGCGTCGATTTGAAATTGCCTCTGAGGCTTATCAAATCTACAATGCAGAGACTTTGGAGCAGGCAAGGCAACGGTTAGAGCAATTCATCACCAAATGGGAAACACAAGAACCCAAAGCCATCCAAGTCTTTCAACGCGATCTAGAGTTGACCCTGACTTTCTATCAATTTGCACCAAACCTGCATCGGCATATTCGCACCACTAATCATTTGGAGCGGCTATTTCGAGAATTTCGCACCAAGTCAGATGAAATTGGGGCATTCCCGCATGAAACGAGTTGCCTCACTGTCTTTTTCCTCGTGATTGAGCGTGATCATGCCAAACATGACCGTAAAACCGTGGCGAAAAATTCGTGA